The Triticum urartu cultivar G1812 chromosome 6, Tu2.1, whole genome shotgun sequence genome includes the window atttgaatcgcttgccatttccaaaccgtaactccgattccggcattctttatatcgttttcaagcgatttcatctcatctttccagtggcacactttgatttccaagttgaggccaggttcttgcattttcctgtcacatcttgcatatgcatcccgcatcgcatcccgcatagcatatcatctttgcatcatcttgtttggtccttgcacgtggttgattgtgtccttgttgcttgtttgtcttgtttgggtagagccgggagacgagttcgctaacgaggagcccgttgagtttgctttcgaggatccagccaactctgacaactgtgcaggcaagatgatcataccctcgaaatcactactatctttgttatgctagtttgctcgctcttttgctatgccaatgctacgatgcctaccacttgcttccaagcctcccaaattgccatgtcaaacctctaacccaccatgtcctagcaaaccgttgattggctatgttaccgctttgctcagcccctcttatagcgttgctagttgcaggtgaagattggaggccgttcctttttggaacatttatttgcttgttggggtatcattatattgccatattaatttaatgcatctatatacttggtaaagggtggaaggctcggcctctcgcctagtgttttgttccagtcttgccgccctagtttctgtcatatcggtgttatgttcccggattttgcgttccttatgcggttgggttataatgggaaccccttgatagttcgccttgattaaagcttttccagcaatgcccaaccttggttataatgggaacctcgggaggggtgtgacgtaccgcaaaacggaggaaatggatttgtgttggagcgctatggtcgaaacgggggccctgttcatcgggaggggtgtggcgtaccacaaaacgggactccacggtatactgttcatctccaccgtcgaccccctccagcctccacaggctactgttcatccatcgtcgacctcctccagcctccacctgcgactgttcatccacgggctcctgttcatccagcctccaatgcgcgctactccaccggctactgttcaactagccctctccacgggcttctgttcaaccacccctccacgggctactgttcatccagctctccaccgtctactgtccatcctgccctccatgggatggtcctattcatcctgccctccacggggtcctgttcatccagccccagccggctcgatcgatcggggtcatgttcatccagtggcaacaccacggggtcctattcatccacccccaccgggaactgttcatccaacccccccccctgcgcaacgctcattgttcatccagaggcagcatcgatcggcttcagttagcagcagtagcgaaggaatcgctcgatcgagttcagttaacagccatcgatcaatcgctcgggttcaataacgcgtagcctgcaatgcaatcgctcgggttcagttagagcccaacgcctcgctcgggttcagttagagcccaacgcctcgcacccacgcgcgtgcgtgtatgagagaaacgcacatcgctcggccccgaccacccaccataaccgggaacaccccgatattttcctcgtcgtcgcttctaccacggttttttccatcatgaacggcccaaagaatgtcatgcaactgcgtctccggcccgcccaggacgaaaagcccatttctgtcatgattttttatcatagaagtaggaccccaccacatctatgatgataccgggttttgtcaaaattatcatcatagaagtgtcataagtatgacagaaaaaaatccgttcagcccaaaatgtcacggatgtgtcttttttttgtagtgttcgGCCACCGTCTCCTTGTATGCAATCCAAACGTTGCTCGGAGTTCACATGCATTGTCTTGAAACGGATGTGCATTACAAACCCCACATTATGCCATCCCTCCAACTCAACAATTTCACTTGGATCCATCCAATTCAAATCTTTCCTCACTTGCTCCAAGACCTCCTCATAGCTAGGACTACTCTCAAACACCATGTCAACCTCATCCATGTCCGGCTCAATATTGCCTTTCAAAAAGGCGTCCTTGCCCACATGATGAACATAAACACATGTTCTTCCCATCCCTAAATTAATTAAAACAACACAATGTAAAATATAGTCTGTAAGTAATCATCCGAAGATTAACACAAAATCGAAAGCCCTAACATAGATATCAAACAATAACCCTAATCCCAACTTAACAAGCACCGTAAGCCTAACCCTAACATACTAACAACCCTAAGCCAACATAATAAGAAccataaccctaaccctaaccctaacatACTAAGAATCCTAAATCTAGCAAAATGCCAAAcaatcatctcatatttccaTAAAAATTTCAAAATCCATGAAGAACTAGGATTTGCCTAACCCTAGCAAGAATTGAGTAAATGTGAGCAATTTTTTAGATGAAAACGAGGGGATCGCAGGAGATTACCTTGAGGGAGGGATTGGGGTCCAAATCCATGGACAAAACCTTCAGATTGCAAGGATTTGGGGAAGGAATTgagaggggggaagaggggaaatCGAGGGGGGAGAAAATATGTTGTAGGGGTTGGCTGGGTGTGTGGGGGGGGATGGCCAGGGGGCACAGCTGGCTATGTAAGTTAATGTGCAGCGTCTAACGGGCAGGAGCTGCACTTCACAAGTATGGCGCCTTACGCATAGGCGCTACACTTGGCAAGTGTGGCGCCTGTCGGCTAGGCGCTGCACGACCGGGGGTGGGGCCGCGCCTGGCCCCGGGGAGCCACGCCTGCCAGGCATGCAACGGCTGTCAATAAGTCCCTGCTATGTAGAGTGCACCGTCTTACTATCGGGCGCTGCACAAAAGGGTCAGCTGAGTGAATTAGTTTCGCCGATGGTTCAGTTTGTGAAATACTTTGACCCTGAGGTCAATTTGTCCATTTTGCCCCTTGAAAGCCATGTTTATCAACAAATATCTACACCGGTACAATTTATCTTAGCTTCTGCTCCAAACATTCCACGTGGAACGCCTCACAACACATATACTGCTATTATTTATAGTATGAAAACTGAAGAAATCATTTGTTCAACTCCAGTATTCTCTTGTCTATGAGCTGAGTTGTCATCTGAAAATGgcggccttcatcttcccccaacTGCACCACCATCCATTTATCCATGTAGGCCCTAATCATGCATGACTCGCACATGTGGCATTGAAGGAAATAAATACTCCAGCTGGAAATTTCTCTTGTTTGTTCTGAAAAATGAGTGATGCAACGCAAACAACAGCTCCTGAACATGCTAGATGGACAAGAAGTCTCTGTCAGCAGCTGGATTTTGGACGCCAATAATTCTATCAGAGCAGCAAACCAGATTCAAAATAGCTCGGGTTTATGTCGCTGAAAATATGATGAAAGTCACAGTACCTATTTTCCTCCGGAATTTTTTTTCACTACAGGAACAATGAACCAAGCAAGCCTGAAAAGGCTAAAACTCAAAGGGGAACTGAAAGTGGATAAAAGAAACGAAGTTCCAAAACTATTCAATTTCTGGACAACAAAATTATGTTTTATACTGTAAATATGTACAACAAATTATTTGAATCAGCTCTTAAATCAGAAATCTACAGTTGGCTGTTTCATTTTTCAATCTTGACATAAGGTTGCCACTATGATGGTCATATCTAACGCCGCCTTGTTCGATGCTGACGAATGTGGTTTGGAGAGAGACCATCCCTCTCCTCGTCATCGGTCACCCCTCGGCATAGCTGGGGGCTTCATCGGCGGACGAATTTCCATTTGCACTGTCGATTGGAATAGTAGCTTCTTCAGAAATTTATCAATGGCACTGGCAAGTCAATCGTTGGCCTGCTGCTCAATACTAAAGAAATCCACAGAGAAGGTAAAACAAATCTTCTATTAATAGTAGTAATAATAACAAAATTAATATTGTTTATGCTAATAATTCAGACACCAATTACATCAAGAATATGTACTGTAGGCCCTAATCATGCATAACTCACACTGTCACACATGTGGCATTAGAGGAAATAAATACTCCAACTGGAAATTTCTCTTCTTTGTTCTGAAAAATGAGCGATGCAATACAAGCAACAGCTCCTGAACATGCTGGATGGACAAGAAATCTCTGTTAGCAGCTGGATTTCGGACACCAATAAGTCTATCAGAGCAACAAACCAGATTCAAAATCGCTCAGGTTTATGTCGCTGAAAATACGATGGAAGTCATGCCTATTTTCTCCAGAGTTTATTTTTTTCACAACATGGGACAATGAACCAAGCAAGCCTCAAGGAGCTCAAACTCAAGAGGAACTGAAAGTGGATAAAAGGAACTAGCTTCCAAAACTGTTCAATTTCTGGACAACAAAAGTGCCATACTATTACAACAACTTCGCCTTTTAACTGTACCACCAGGACTTCCAGCACCAAGTGCTAAATATGTACAGCATATTATTAGCTCTTATCTCAGAAATCTACAGTTAGCTGTTTTATTTTTCAATCTTGATATAAGGTTCTAACACCGCCTTGTTCAATGCTGATGAATGTGCCTTGGGAGGTAGACCATCCCTCTCCTCAGCATCGGTCGCTCCTCGGCGGAGTAGGGGGCTTCATCGGAGAACGAATTTCCATTTGCATTGTCGATTGGAATTGTAGCCTTCTTCAGAAATTTATCAAGGGCGCGTCTAGCTGGCGGCCGGCGACTCGTTAGCGCTCGCGAGCGGCCGGCTAAAAAAAGGTAAGCGCCTGTCGCCTGGTCCAGAAAAAGGCAGCACGTCTAGTCCCTGTCATATGTAGTCTCTCCTCATGTGATGGATACCTGCATGCCACTGTATTAATGTTCCTCATGTCCGCCCTTTGTGCATTATTTTTTGGTTTTCAAAATTATAAAAGACATATCTTCTAAACCACATGTCGAAATTCAGATCCGTTTTTACCATTAAAACCCTCGTGACGTGCTCTTCAAAAGTAGATCTTGCATGGGGATGTTTCGACGAACTAGTcttcctgccaactaaacatcaatgtgtgtgcaactagactagaTTGCCGCGCCAACTAAGCATATGTGTGTGCCAATagtcctgccaactaaacatcaatgtgtgtgcaactagactacattgccgcatcaactgagcatatgtgtgcaactagtgtcctgccaactaaacatcaatgtgtgtgcaactagactagaTTGCCGCGCCAACTGAACATATATATGTGCCAAATAGTCCTCGCAACTAAACAccaatgtgtgtgcaactagactataTTGCCGCGCCAACTAAGcatatgtgtgtgcaactagtgtcctgccaactaaacatcaatgtgtgtgcaactagactaaaTTACAAACCAACTGAACAACTAGTGTCCTACCAACTAAACATAAATGTGTGTGCAACTAAACATCAAAAATTGTCGTGGTTGCACATCTACTACTAGGTAGTTAACTAAAGCAGTAGCCTAGTTGCAAATCAGGTTGTCATGGTTACTAGATTGCAACCACATAGGAAGTTGAATCGTGCAGCTCCAAAATTTTGTTTTGAAAAAAGTTGCACCATGTAGTACAAAAATTACACAATGCAATACTAAAGTTGCACCGTATAGCATCAAAAGTTGGCATCAAAAAAATTCATCGAAACATACCCATGcgggatctagtttcgaagatctcgtcGCGAGGGTTCCAACGTTGAAAACGGATCTAAATTCCGATGCACGGTTAAAAAGTTATGACTTTTTGAATTGTTGTAAAGGGTAGCTAAATCAGTTACATATGGAGAGAGAGAATGGACGGGCTATCTTTCCATCTAATTATATTCCTTGGTCCAGTATGTGAGAGCGCAACAGTCCAAAACAATTCTATATGATTCACCAGGTGACACCTGGACTACGTACGCACGAAAGCGAGTGGCCAGGAGCCGGCCGCTcggttcatcaaaaaagtgatcgGCCGCTTTTTAGATTTTAGGATTTATCAATGTCACTAACAAGTCAATCGTTGGCCCGTTGCTCAGTACCGAAGAAACCCACAGAGAAGGTAAAACAAATCTTGTATTGACAGTAGTAATAACTAAAACGAAATTTGTATTGATACTAATAATTCAGACACCAATTACATCAAGATAATAGCTCCATTGTGACGTTCGATTTCAGTGAACAATCACACCTAGACTAGGAGTATAGTAGAATCAGCTGAGCTACACTCTGATTCTGATGGCTAGGACGATCAACACTAGCAGCTGAGAGACACTGGATTCTGAATCCCAGTCTCATGGATCGTTGGTTCAGTTGCTCCACAGGAAGTAAGGTCCCATGGCCGGCGTCCAGTTGGCGCATCCAGACCGCATCGGCCCTGGCTCCATGGCTCCTCTGGTCGCCACCTCGCAGTACGAGAAGCACGCGGAGGAGCCACCGCAGGGGCTGATTATGTGAGGCTGCGGCGGCTGCTGCTTCTGCTGgatcggcgccggcgccggcacCAGCGCAAATGTGCCACTGCAAGGGCCTGTGCGAGGCGGCTGCTGCTGGATTGGTGGCGGCGCCAGCGCCGGTGAGCCACCGCAAGGGCTTGCGCCAGGCTGCTGCTTCTGCtggatcggcggcggcggcgccagcGAGCCGGTGATGGTGATCTTGACCCCGCGCCGCATGATCTCAGCAAGCAGCCGCGCCGTGTTGAGCGCATCGTCCAGCCCGCAGTGCAGGCGGCCCTCCCAGTCCAGCCCCGCCGCCCGGACCGCCTCCTGCAGGTTGACCCGCCCTCCGCCGCCGAGCGCCGCCTGGAAGGGGACCCTCAGGTTGATCCAGCGATCGAAGTAGGAGGGCTTCTCGATGCCCTTGAAGCGGCACTCGAACTCGAGAATGGTCTGGCAATCCCAGTCTCCCCAGGTCACCACGGCCAAGCGGACGCCTCTCTTGTTCCCTGCTCCCGCCGTCGCCGCCTTCAGCCAAGAATCGTGCAGCCAGAGTGCGTCGCCGAGTTCCACGCCGCCGTCGACGTCCTCCTGCCGGATGCCGGTGAGCTCCCTGCAAAATTCGGTCAGCACAGGGTGATGTTTGGGACGAACGTACCTGCGAAACGCGGACTCGATGCGGCCGGTGGCGCCGTCGACGAGCACCGCGGGGAACTCGATGATTTCCTGCGGGAAGATCCGCCCGTCTTTCACGCACGTCGCCTCGAAGTCGACCACCACGAAGAAATCGAATTCTTGCTCCAGACCCTGCCCCCGCGCCGCCATGTTCGCCCAAGTGCGCGCAAGCTCGAGATCGAGAGTCGAGATCGGGGAAAGTTCAGATGGAAAACTAGGGTTTTTTTTGCGTACTCGAAAACTAGGGTTGCGAACCCGCCGGCGCGTCGTCCCCTTTAAATCCGGTACTTTTCGGAACGGTTGGCGCGATTTTTTCTTTTTTGACGTGGTTGGCGCGATATTTTTTTTCTGTAATCAACAAATCAAAGGCTGTGATTTCCTAAAAAAGAAAAGGCTGTGATTGGCGGGGAAAAAACAATGGCTGTGATAGAAGACTCATTTCACTACTTTGCTAAGTGAATAAAGGATGAGAAGTTCTGTCAAAAAAATAGTTTTTTTTTGGAGGGGGAAAGAAACTCATCCACCAAATTACATCTTGTGCAGATGTGCACGGTCACACACATCATATATAATTCGTCAAATAGACCATCTACAGCCGGACCATTCAAACCCGCCCGTACACCCAGACGGGCTGCCTGGTCAGTGTTTGGACGAAAATAAGACACCCAATCAGGCTCCTCATAGGAGACCCAAACGTCTGGACTGGCCGACACTCCCCATGTTCAGCCCATATGTCGAGTGGATACGGGGACGCCCGTCACGTCGGACCCAGACAACTCTTGCCTACCCAATCCCACATAAATTGGACCCTCTGCACTTTGGACGAAACACTAGCCGCGTCCACTCAACTCCACCCCACTTCCATCCCACGGTACCAAGCTCTCTGGCGACCTCCGGCGTTCTCCCCCATGGCGACCACTAGATCCGACTCCAATATGTCCAGGTCTGAGGACTGGGAGCCCATCCCTTGCAGCCCCGAGGAGCAGATGGTCGTCCGCGCTGCTCTTCGATGCTCCCAAGAGGAGCGCACCCTCCCGCGATCTTCCGCGAGCCGGCGGGCATCCATTGCCCAAATGGCTCTCGGATTCGGGGCCAGTGGATCTCGACGCGTGACCGAGGCCTCGCTAGATGCGGTGGGGACCGCATGCCGCAACCCCGTTGTTGCGCCGAAACCATTTAGGTGGAACGTCATCGTCGCGGCGTCGGGCGCCAAAACGAAGGCCATATGCGCCTCCATGAGTCGGCGCCAATCCAAAAAGGAGGCCCGGCAAGCCCGTCGCGCGAGGCGGCGGGCGCAGCTTCAAACAGAGATGACTTCAGGAGCCCTCACGTCGAAGGCTGCAGCGGCAGCCTGCAAAGTAGCGTCGAAGGAATCCCTTCGTGCCCACATAGGTGAGAAGCAATGAAGAAGGGTGGTGAAGGACGTGGCAAAAGAACAAAGTCGGGCGGTCCGTGCCATGGCCAGACTACCCTCCAAGGAGGAGAAGACCGAGGATGGCGACGGATTGGACCGCTCCGGTGGTGAGCAAACCCGCCTCGATCTGTTATGCGTCTTCGACCGCTACTACCGCACAGATGACGGAAAGGGCAAAGGCAAGGGCAAGGGGGGGCATGGATGGACTTCTCCATTTGTCGCTCCGTTCGAAGTTATTAGAGCATGTCAATTTTTGGTAGTCCAATGACATGTGTTTACATACGTACGATACGTTGCACGAGAACAATATAGGATTATAGGATTAGGTTTGATGTATCCAATTGGGGAGAACAAAACTTCGTGTGCTATCGGGCTACTGTCCATGGACGCGTCCATGTATGTCCGCGGACGTTTGGGGACCAAAATTTGGTACttccggttgtagatgctctaagtaGGCCAGTCGCCCGTCCTTTCCCCTAAATATGTACCATAGGCCCTAATCATGCATAACTCGCACATGTGGCATTGAAGGAAATAAATACTCCAGCTGGAAATTTCTCTTGTTTATTCTGAAAAATGAGTGATGCAATACAAGTAACAGGTACTGAACATGCTGGATGGACAAGAAGTCTCTGTTAGCAGCTGGATTTTGGGCACCAATAATTCTATCAGAGCAGCAAACCAGATTCAAAATAGCTCAGGTTTATGTCGCTGAAAATACGATGGAAGTTATATCTATTTTCCTCCGGAATTTACTTTTTTCACAACAGGGGACAATGAACCAAGCAAGCCTCAAAATGCTCAAACCCAAGAGGAACTAAAAGTGAATAGAAGGAACTAACTTCCAAAACTATTCAATTTCTGGACAACAAAAGTGTCATATTACAACGGCTTCGGTTTTTAACTGTACCCCCAGGACTTCCAGTATCACGTGCTAAATATATACAGCATCGACAACACGCGCATCTTGCAACGACTACACATATTCGTACAAGAAAAAAAATTGGTGCTTTAGTCGAACACGGTAAAGCTACTAATGCTATCTAGCAACACAACTAGCTTAACAACATGTAAAAACTGACCTCCTGGAACAACTTGTACATACCCATTGAAAAAGAAAAAGGTTAAAAATGATGATCTGGGCATCAACCGGAGCTTCCACAAGAACTACCAATGTGGGCTGCAACGTCGGTAACCAAGAGCCTGATGACATGGGTACCAGAATGCCGAGAGATTTCTATACATTCTTCCAAGTCCGCATTGCACGCCAACTTCACCCACTCGTGATCATCATCAAGGTACTTGATATCAAACATGCCAGCATCCATCCTCAGCCTTTCGGCAACCTCATCTTTCAATGCCATAACGTTGCTAGAACATGGGAAACGGAACCTTACAATGTCTTCCTTAAAGCTCGCCTTTATCGTCACAGTCCCGGAATTTCGCATTGGCCCAAAATTGCTGGGAGGGGCTAGCATTGGTTGGCCAATTGCTGAACCAAAGAGA containing:
- the LOC125514189 gene encoding ERI1 exoribonuclease 2-like isoform X2 is translated as MAARGQGLEQEFDFFVVVDFEATCVKDGRIFPQEIIEFPAVLVDGATGRIESAFRRYVRPKHHPVLTEFCRELTGIRQEDVDGGVELGDALWLHDSWLKAATAGAGNKRGVRLAVVTWGDWDCQTILEFECRFKGIEKPSYFDRWINLRVPFQAALGGGGRVNLQEAVRAAGLDWEGRLHCGLDDALNTARLLAEIMRRGVKITITGSLAPPPPIQQKQQPGASPCGGSPALAPPPIQQQPPRTGPCSGTFALVPAPAPIQQKQQPPQPHIIRLGFRIQCLSAASVDRPSHQNQSVAQLILLYS
- the LOC125514189 gene encoding ERI1 exoribonuclease 2-like isoform X1 → MAARGQGLEQEFDFFVVVDFEATCVKDGRIFPQEIIEFPAVLVDGATGRIESAFRRYVRPKHHPVLTEFCRELTGIRQEDVDGGVELGDALWLHDSWLKAATAGAGNKRGVRLAVVTWGDWDCQTILEFECRFKGIEKPSYFDRWINLRVPFQAALGGGGRVNLQEAVRAAGLDWEGRLHCGLDDALNTARLLAEIMRRGVKITITGSLAPPPPIQQKQQPGASPCGGSPALAPPPIQQQPPRTGPCSGTFALVPAPAPIQQKQQPPQPHIISPCGGSSACFSYCEVATRGAMEPGPMRSGCANWTPAMGPYFLWSN